From the Kribbella sp. CA-293567 genome, the window GGCCGACCGGCACGATGGCGGCCGTCGTGATGCTCGGCCTGGTCGGCCCGGCCGTCCTGATCCTGCGGCGCCAGGCGAGTCCGGGCGTCTGGGGTGCGATGGTGCTGATGCTCGCGCTGGCGACGGGTACGAAGCCGACGCTGTTGCCGATCATGCTGGCCGGTTGTGTGTTCGCCGGCGGATTCGCGTGGCTCTCGGAACGCCGGGCGCCGTGGCGGGTGGTCGCTCTGGGTGGAACGGTGGCCGCTTTCCTGGTCGCTTCGTCGTTCGCGCTGACCGGGAGCACCGGAGGCAGCCGCTTCCAGTTGCTCGCCGCGCTGCGAGTGCAGCCGTACTACCAAGCCGTCACCGGCGACAAGACGTTCCCGGCGACCGGCAGTTGGGTGCTGCCATCCCTGGAGCGCGGCGATGCGCGGATGATTCTCTTCGCCGTGGTGCTGGTGGCCTATTACCTGCTGATGAACGCGCCGCGGCTACTCACCCTGTACGGGCTGCGTTCGCGCGATCCGGCGTTCTGGTGGCTCAGTGGTTGTGTTGCCGCCGGCACCGGAGTGACGCTGGTGTTCTCGCACACGGGCTACTCGGAGTACCACTTCCTCGGGGCGGTGCTGGCGCTGGGCATGGTCGGTGTGGTCGCCGTCGGGGTCAACCTGGCTGGGCACGCGAAGGTCCGCGATCTTGTCGTGGTGGCGATCGCGGGCCTGGCGACGGCGGTCGCGCTGTACTTGTTCTGGCCCACTGACACCGGAACCCACACCGTGGCGCGCGCAGCGGCGGGGCTGCTGGCGCCGTTCGGGGTGCTGGCCGTGGTGGGAGCGATCGTGATCCTCGGCGTCAACCGGACCCGGCAGGCCGCGTCGGCCGCAGTACAGGTGATGGTGCTGACGGTGGCAGCTGGTCTCCCCACCCAGTTCGTCGTGATCGGGGATGCGGTGCGGGATGCGACGAAGCCGTTGCCTGCGGCCAACGTCGAGTACCGGACGTACCTGTCCGAAGGGGAACAGAGCGCGATGCTCTGGCTGAGCAAGCATCTCGAGCCCGATGATGTGGCCGTCAGCAACGTCTTCTGCATGCCGGCGCCGTACCGGCCGGGCTGCCCGAACGACGCGTACTGGATGTCAGGGCTGAGCGGTGTGCAGCTGTGGATGGGTGGCTGGGCCTATGCGCCGGCCAACCTGGCCGCAACGGATCACCGGCGTAGCTTTTTGTTGCAGCAGTCGCCCTGGCCGGATCGCGTGCTGGACAGCCGGATCGCGGTCGAGAAGCCGTCCGAACAGCATCTGGCGAAGCTGGCCGGCGACGTCGGCATCACCCTGATCATCGGCGACCTGCGAGCCGGACCGGTCTCCCCGAAGCTCGATCAGCTGGCCATCCCCGTCTACAGCAATCAGGACATCAAGATCTATCGCCTGAAATAACTCCCGTAGCAACTCAGTAGGCTGTTCCTCATGTCTACCGACGGTGTGGAGGTCGAACGCCCGACGCGGGAACGTGCTGCCATCGGGGAGGACGGCCGGTCCCGCGACCGCAGCCGGCCCGCGGTGCCGGATCCGTTGCCGATGAGCGTGGTCGACGCGCACTGCCATCTGGACATCGCCGACGGCGAGGACGGCAACTGGCTGGCGGCCGCCGAGGCGATCAAGCTGGCCGGATCGGTCGGCGTCACCCGGATCGTCCAGGTCGGCTGTGACCTGCCCGGCGCGGTCTGGGCGGTGGAGGCCGCCGAGCAGTACCCGAACCTGATCGCGGGGATCGCCCTGCACCCGAACGAGGCGCCGAAGCTGCAGGCCGCCGGCCGGCTGGACAGCGCGCTGGCCGAGATCGAGCGGCTGACCACCTCGTCGGCCAAGGTCCGGGTGATCGGTGAGACCGGGCTGGACTACTTCCGCACCGGGGAGGACGGGCGGGCCGCGCAGCACGAGTCGTTCGCGGCGCACATCGACCTGGCCAAGCGGCTCGACAAGACGCTGATGATCCACGACCGGGACGCGCACGACGACATCCTGAAGATCCTGGACCGCGAAGGCGTGCCGGACCGGCTGGTGATGCACTGCTTCTCCGGCGACACCGAGTTCGCCCGCGAATGCGTCAACCGGGGTGCGTTCCTGAGCTTCGCCGGCGTGATCACCTTCAAGAACGCGCAGTCGCTGCGGGACGCGCTGGCCGTGACGCCGCTGGACCGGGTGCTGGTGGAGACGGACGCGCCGTACCTGACGCCCTCACCGCATCGCGGGCAGCCGAACGCGTCGTACCTGATCCCGCACACGGTCCGGAAGATGGCCGGGGTGCTGAACATTTCTGTCGCCGAGCTGTGCCAGGCGCTGTCGGACAACTCCGACCGCGCTTTCGGGGGGTCCTGGTAATGGAGTTCAGTGAGGTCGTCCGCCGGCGCCGGATGGTTCGCAACTACGACCCGGACCGGCCGGTGCCGGCGGAGATCCGCGAGCGGATCCTGGAGAACGGGCTGCGGGCGCCGTCGGGCGGGTTCAGCCAGGGCTGGGCGTTCCTGACCCTGGAGGGCGACGACCGGGAGCGGTACTGGGGAATCGCGGCCGCGAATCCGGACCAGAAGTATGTGGAGTGGATCACAGGGTTGCGGCGGGCGCCGCTGCTGATCTTCGCCTTCGCGCACAAGGACGCGTACCTCGACCGGTACACCGAACCGGACAAGGGCTGGACCGACCGCGACGAGAAGCACTGGACGGCGCCGTACTGGTACATCGACACCGGGATGGCGGCCCTGCTGATGTTGCAGACAGTGGTCGACGAAGGCTTGGGTGCTTGCCTTTTCGGGCCGCCGGCGGACAAGGTTGCCGAGCTCAAGCACGAGTTCGGCGTACCGGACGGGTTCGACCCGATCGGGGTCATCTCGATCGGCTACCGGGCCCCGGACAAACGGTCGCCGTCGCTCAAGCGCGGACGTCGCAGTACTGCCGAAGTGGTGCACCGCGGGCAGTGGGGTCGTCACCAGCCGTGAACGGCCCGTTACACCTTTTCTCGCCGCGCCGACCAGAGGATTGGCGCTTCGGGGAGTTCTTCGTTACTGTCTCGTGACGTTGGCCGGGATCGGGGAAGATTCCGGGTGGCACGCCCCTCGGCGGTAGACCGTGGTTTCCGGAGCCCCTGTGCCCGGCATGCGCGGCCTGGTGCCTGTGCCGCTCCACCCCGTGCCCGGGTAGCTCTACCTGGGAGCGTTAGTGCGTAAGTCCATCATCGCGGCCGTGGGCGCCACGGCTGTGTTTGCCGTCGTGGGCGGCTCTGTGGCCTATGCGACCAAGAGCAAGACCGTCAGCGTCTCCATCGACGGGCAGGTGCAGAAGGTGCATACCTTCGGCTCCACCGTCGGAGACGCCCTGAAGGCGGAGAAGATCACCGTTTCCGAGCGAGACGTGGTCGCCCCCGCACTCGACGCCAAGCTGCAGGACGGGCAGGAGATCGCGGTGCAGTACGGCCGCCAGCTCACCGTCACCGCGGATGGCTCGAAGAAGACTTTCTGGACCACGGCCGACGACCTCACCGAGGCGATGACCGACCTCGGCCTGCGGTACGAGGGCGCGGTCTTCTCCACCAGCCGGAGCGCCCCGATCGGGCGCGAAGGCCTGGAGCTGACCGTCCGCACCCCGAAGACGCTGCAGATCGTCCGCGCGGGCAAGGCCGTCGCGGTGAAGTCGATGGCGGCGACCGTGGGCGAGGCGCTGACCAGCGCCAAGATCCCGTTCGACGCCGACGACCGGATCGTCCCGGCCGCGGCCACCGCACTGAAGCCGGGCAGCCTGACCAAGGTCGTCGTGGTCAAGGTCGACACCCGCACGATCACCGAGAAGCAGGCGATCGCGTTCGGGAAGAAGGAGACCAAGGACGCCAAGCTCGAAGAGGGCGAGACCAAGACGACCGCCAAGGGCGTCGCGGGCTCCAAGTCGATCAAGTACCTGGTCACCTACCTGGACGGCAAGCTGTCGAGCAAGAAGCTCGTCTCCAGCGAGGTCGTCACCAAGCCCGTCGACGAGCTCGTCACGGTCGGCACCAAGCCGAAGCCGGAAGAGCCTGCCGACGAGCCCGCCACCGATGACGAGCCCCCGGCCACCGGCAACGCCGGCGCCTGGGACCGGATCGCCGCCTGTGAGTCGGGCGGCAACTGGAAGGCCAACACCGGCAACGGGTACTACGGCGGCCTGCAGTTCGGTCACGGCACCTGGGCCGCCTACGGCGGAACGGCGTACGCCGAGAACGCTCACCAGGCGTCCAAGGCGCAGCAGATCGCGATCGCCGAGAAGGTGCGCGCGGCCCGCGGCGGCTACGGTGACTGGCCCCACTGTGGCAAGAAGGCCTGATTCCGGTCCCTCTCTGCCAGACTGGCGCCTGTGACCAGCGCTGATTCGTCCACTTCCGCCGGACCGAGACTTCTCGGTCCGGCGGAAGTGCGTTCACTGGCTGCCCGGCTCGGGGTTCGCCCGACCAAGCAGCGCGGCCAGAACTTCGTCATCGACCCGAACACGGTCCGCCGGATCGTCCGGGCCGCGGAGCTGTCCGAGGACGGGGAGACGGTGCTGGAGGTCGGGCCCGGTCTCGGCTCCCTGACGCTGGCACTGCTTGCCGAGGGCCACCGAGTCACGGCGGTCGAGATCGACTCGGTGCTGGCGGAAGCGCTGCCGGCCACCATCGCGGAGTACGCGCCGAACCAGGCCGCCGCGCTGACCGTGGTCGAGGCGGACGCGATGACCGTCGTACCGGCTCAGATCGGCTCTCCTGACGCCTGTGTGGCCAACCTGCCCTACAACGTCGCCGTACCGGTCCTGCTGCACCTGCTGGCCATCGCGCCGTCGCTGCGGCACGGGCTGGTGATGGTCCAGTCCGAGGTGGCCGACCGGTTGGCCGCGCCGCCCGGTTCGCGCACGTACGGCATTCCGTCGGCCAAGGCCGCCTGGTACGCCGACGTACGCCGCGCCGGCCCGATCGGCCGCAACGTCTTCTGGCCCGCGCCGAACGTCGACTCCGGCCTGGTCGCCTTCACCCGCCACGAGCCGCCGGTGACCGCGGCCCCGCGGGAAGAGGTCTTCGCGGTGATCGATGCTGCGTTCTCGCAGCGCCGCAAGACCGTCCGCTCGGCCCTGGCCCGCTGGATGCCGGACCGCGAGCGGCTGGATGCCGCCCTGGCCACCGCTGGGGTCGACCCGTCCCTGCGCGGCGAGATGCTCGGCATCGAGGAGTTCGCCGCGATCGCCGGTGCGGGGCACTAGCCTGTGCCCGTGTCAGCTCATCAGGTGACGGTCCGGTCGCCGGCCAAGATCAATCTCGGTCTGTCCGTCGGCCCGCCGCGCCCGGACGGCTTCCATCCGCTCGCGACCGTCTACCAGGCCGTTGCCCTGTACGACGATGTGACCGCGACCCTGCGCGACGACGCCGAGATCACCGTCGAGGTGCTCGGCGACTTCGCGGCCGACGTACCGACCGACAGTTCGAACCTCGCCGTCCGGGCGGCGCGGACGCTGCAGACGGAGTACGACGTCGAAGAGGGCGTCGACCTCACGATCCGCAAGACGATCCCGGTCGCCGGTGGAATGGCCGGCGGCTCGACCGACGCGGCCGCGACGCTGGTCGCCTGCAACCGGCTGTGGGGACTCGGGTTGGCGCAGCCGGAGCTGGAACGCATCGCGGCCGACCTGGGCAGCGACGTACCGTTCTGCCTGGTCGGCCACACCGCGCTCGGCCGCGGCCGCGGCGAACTGGTCACCGAGGTGATGTCGCGCGGCACGTTCCACTGGGTCTTCGCGATCGCCGAAGGCGGCCTGTCCACTCCCGCGGTGTACCAGGAACTCGACCGCCTGCGCCCGCTCCGCCGGGTCGAGCCGCCAGAGGTCCACCCCGAACTCCTCACCGCCCTCCTCTCCGGCAGCGCCGCCGCGCTGGCAGTTGCCCTGAGCAACGACATGCAGGCCGCCGCGCTGTCCCTGCGCCCCGAACTGGCCGACACCCTGCAGTTCGGCCTCGACCAAGGCGCCCTCGCCGCGATGATCTCCGGCTCGGGGCCGACCTGCCTCTTCCTCGCCGGCGACAGCCGCCGAGCCGTCGACCTCGCTGTGGAGCTGGCCGAATCGGGCCTGTGCCGGATGGTGCGTCAGGCCGAAGGGCCAGTACCTGGGGCTCGGATTCTGCCGAGTTCTGTCAGTCGCTGATCCCCCGCGCACCCGCTGCTTGCTCGCTCCTACGTTGCCGGTGATTCTCCTGCGTGGCACCGAAGCAGTTGCTGCTACGCCGAGTGCGCGCTGCTGCATCGAGTGCACTCCGCTGCGTCGCAGGAACCCGCTCCGGCGCTGCAGAAGCCCGCTCTTGCCTCGCGTGTGCACGCTCTCGCGTCGCAGGTATACGCTCTAGCGCCGCGAGCACCAGGACGGAGCTAAGAAGCCAATTGCTCGCTGGAAGGGCGGGTCGGTTCGACATCCGGTTCCCGCGGGTTGATCTCGCTCCACACGGCATCCAGGGAGAGGCCGAGGACGTCGGCGATGGCGGCGATGGTCGGGAAGGCGGGGGTTGCTACCCGGCCGGTCTCGATCTTGCGGAGGGTTTCGGGGGAGACGCCGGCGTCGAGGGCTGTCTCGAGCATCGAGCGGTCACCGCGGGCGCGACGCAGCAGGGAGCCGAGGCGTTGTCCGCGCTCGACCTCCGCGGGGGTGAGCGGCAGTCTGACCATGACCCGATGATAGTACCGGGATAGTATGGCCGGTATAGTTATTGGTACACAGAGAGGCAGTGCATGATCGAGATCCTGAACCCCACCGAAGTGAGCCGGGCCAAAGAGACCGGCGCGCTGGTCGCCACCATCCTGCAGACGCTGAAGAGCCGCAGTACGGTCGGCACGAACCTGCTGGAGATCGACCAGTGGGCCAAGGCCATGATCCTCGAAGCGGGCGCGCAGTCCTGCTACGTCGACTATGCGCCGTCCTTCGGGCGCGGGCCGTTCGGCCACTACATCTGTACGGGCGTGAACGACGCCGTGCTGCACGGGCTCCCGCACGACTACGCCCTGGCCGACGGCGACCTGTTGTCGCTCGACCTCGCCGTCCTGCTGGACGGAGTCGCCGCGGACTCGGCGATCAGCTTCATCGTGGGCGAGTCGAAGCCCGCCGAGAGCGTTGCGCTGATCGACGCGACCGAACGCGCCCTGGCGGCCGGCATCGCCGCTGCCCGCCCGGGAGCTCGCATCGGCGATCTCTCCCACGCGATCGGCACCGTCCTCAGCGCCGCGGGGTACTCGATCAACACCGAGTTCGGCGGCCACGGCATCGGCTCGACCATGCACCAGGACCCGCACGTCTCGAACACCGGCCGCGCCGGCCGCGGCTACAAACTGCGCCCCGGCCTCCTGCTCGCGCTGGAGCCCTGGGTGATGGTGGACACCGCGGAGCTGGTCACGGACGACGACGGCTGGACGCTCCGCAGCGTTACCGGCTGCCGAACCGCCCACAGCGAGCACACCATCGCGATCACCGACACCGGAGCCGAGATTCTCACCTTGCCGAAGCAGTAAGAGCTGGAGCGAGCGGGCGTAATACCTGCTAGTCGCCGCGGGCGAGATGTTCGAGGATCAGCGTACGGCGTCGGCCGTCGTCGTACTGGGTGCTGATGGCCAGCGCTTCTTCGTGGTGGGCGATCGCGGTCTGCCTATCGCCCAGCAGGTGGTGGGTGGTGCCGAGTTCATCGAGGGATTCGGCCAGCTGCACTTGGTCGTTGAGGGCGCGGAACTTGCTCACCGCCTGACCGAGCTGGTCGATCGCCGCCGGGAGGTCGCCGGTCTCGCGGTAGGCGACGCCGGAGCCGAGCAGGGCGATCGCCAGGTGGTGGTCGGACCGGTGATCGATGCTCAGGGCAATGGATCTGTCGTACGCCGCCCGCTGGGCCGCGGCCCTGCCCAGCTTCCCCTCGGAGTTGCCGATGTTGAAGTAGGCCAGCGCTTCGCCGAGAGGGTCGTCGAGTTTCTGGTAGGTCCGGAGCGCGTGTTCGCCGCAGTGGATCGCTTCCTGGTACTCGCCGAGCAGGTCGAGCACGTGGCTCAGGTTGGCCAGCGCCATCGCGGAGCCGCGGTACTCCGCCAGTTCGTCGAAGAGCCGGAGGCTGTGCTGCAACTCGGCGACGCAGTCGTCCACGGGACCGGCGCCGGCCTTGGCCAGGTCGAAGAGCACCAGGCCGAGATCGTTGCGCAGGAAACCTTCGGCGTACGGGTCGTCGCCGGCCACCGCGAGCGCCGTACGGTAGATCTTGAGGCAGTCCAGCCAATGGCCGCGCGTCGCGTAGAAGGTGTGCAGGCCGATCGCCAGCCGCAGGATCGACACGGCGGGGACGCCGTCGGTCCGCGCGGCCTGGGTGATCAGGGCGACCAGATGCGGGCGCTGCCCGTTGAGCCAGCTGAGTGCCGAGCTCATGTCCTCGTACTGCGGTCCGCCGAGCGCGACCGGCGTACGGGACCGGAACCATGGCAGCCGGCCCGCGTTCGGAAAGGCATGTTCGAGCGCCTGCCAGGCCGCGGAGGCATGCAGATCGACAACCCGGGTGATGGCCGCGGCCCGGTCCGGCGCGGAGATGGTCGACTGCGCGCGATCCTTCGCATAAACCCGCAACAGGTCGTGCAGCCGGTACCGACCGGGCGCCAGCGACTCCAGCAGATGCAGATCGCAGAGATCTTCGAGCGCATCGGTCGCCGTGTACAGGTCGGAGTCGAGCAGCCTGGCCACGATCTCGACGGTCAGGTCCTGCACCTCCGGTACGCCGAACAGCGCGAACGCCGCCGCGGCCCGACGATCCCGCGCACTGTCGCTGGCCAGCAGATCGTCGATCGAGACGTCGAAGCCGGCCCGTACGCCGACCTCGTGGGTCTCCAGCTGATCGAGTCGATGACGCTCGTCCTGCAGCAGACCGGCGAGATGGGCGAGCGGCCAGGTAAGTCTGGCGGCGAGCCGGCCGGCCGCGATGCGCAGGGCGAGGGGAAGCAGGCCGCAGGCATCCAGGATCAGTTCGGCGGACTCGGGCTCGGCGTCGACACGGGGGCTGCCGACGGTCGCGCGGAGCAGCTCCAGTCCTTCGGCGCGGGACAGCAGACCGAGCCTGACCACGCGTGCGCCTGGAAGGCCGGAGAGGTCGTGGCGGCTGGTGACGAGAACGGCTGAGCGACCCGTGCCGGGCAGGAGCGGCGCGACCTGGGCAGCGTTGCGGGCGTTGTCGAGCAGGATGAGGGCCCGGCGGTCGGCGAGCAGCGTCCTGAGTCGTGCGGCCGCTTGGTCCACGCGAAGCGGGATCTCCTGACCGGACAGACCGAAGGATCGCAGCAGATAGTCCAGCGCCTCGATCGGCGCGACCGGATCGTCGGAGCTGTAGCCCTGCAGATCGAGATACACCTGCCCGTCCGGATACTGCTCGGCAGCATCATGTGCCGCCCGTACGGCGAGCGTCGTCTTTCCCACCCCACCCATCCCTGTCACCGCCGCAACCGCCGGCCCGGCATCGTCCCTGAGCGCCGCCCGCAAGGCTTCGAGATCCGCGACCCGTCCCGTGAACCCGAGGTCAGCCAGCGGCAACTGCTGCGGACTCCGCGCCGGAGCGTCGGCCAAAGCGATGCTCTGCCCGCCGACCGGTCCGGTATCCGCCCCGCCATCCACCGACCCGGCGGGCCCATTGGCAACGCCCGCCCCACCTCCACCCCGTCGCCGGGCGGCAGTCGCGAAGATCTCCCGCTCCTCCGCGCCCAACCCGAGTGCGTACGCGAGCGCATCGACGGTCGCCCGCCGGGGATAGCGGCGAACCCCTCGCTCGAGCGCGCCGATGGCGGCCAGGCTCACCCCCGCCTTGGCGGCCAGCTGCTCCTGAGTCAGCCCGCCGGCCCTGCGGTGCCGGTGGAGCAGAGCCCCGAACTCCATCCGCCGTCCTCCCAGCAAAACTCGGTCGCCAACGTCCGGACTGCAGGTTATCGTCGCAAGCGTCAACGGTCCGCAGTACGACGACAAGGAGCTCCAGATGCGCCGGGTATCGGTCCACGCCATCACTCCTGATCGCTGCGACGCACCCGCGAGGACCTTTGAACACCTTGACGATGGGCATTCTGGCGCATGTCGACGCCGGTAAGACCAGCCTGACCGAACGCCTGCTGTACGCCGCCGGCGTGATCGACCACGTCGGCCGCGTGGACGACGGCAACACCCGCACCGACTCGATGGAGCTCGAACGCCGGCGCGGGATCACCATCCGCTCGGCCGTGGTCTCGTTCGAGCTCGGCGACCTGACGGTCAACCTGATCGACACCCCGGGCCACTCCGACTTCATCGCCGAGGTCGAGCGCGCGCTGTCCGTGCTGGACGGCGCCGTGCTGGTGATCTCGGCGGTCGAGGGCGTTCAGGTGCAGACCCGGTTGCTGATGCGCACGCTCGGCCGCCTGCGCATCCCGACTTTGCTGTTCGTGAACAAGATCGACCGGATGGGCGCCCGGTACGACGAGCTGCTCGCCGACATCGCCCGGCTCCTCACCCCGGCCGCGGTGCCGATGGGCTCGGTGGCCGGCCTCGGCACGCGCACGGCGCGGTACTGGCCGTTTCCGCCCGTGCGGCCGGCGCTGGGTGAGTTGCTTGCTAATGGCAACGACATCTTCTGCGCGGGCTACCTCGACGACCTGCTCGGCGAAGACGACTACCGCCGTGAGCTGTCCGAGCAGGTACGCCGTGCGCGGGTGCATCCCGTGTACTTCGGCTCGGCCATGACCGGTGAAGGTGTCGCCGACCTGATCGACGGCATCCGAGAGTGGTTGCCGCGAGCAACCGGACGGCCGGCTGAACCGTTGCGCGCCTCGGTTTTCAAGGTCGAGCGCGGTACGGCGGGGGAGCGGATCGCGTCGGCCCGGGTGTTCGCCGGTCAGCTGCACGCGCGGCAGCCGATCGACGTGCACCGCGGCAGCACGCAGTACGAGGTGAAGCCGACGGCGGTCCGCGTCTTCGAGCGAGGTGGGACGCGCCCGGTCGAGTGCGCGGAAGCCGGCCGGATCGTCGCGCTCCGAGGGCTCAAGCAGGTGCAGATCGGCGACCAGCTCGGGACGCCGACCGGCCCGGACGCTCACCTCTTCGCCCCACCCACGCTGGAGACCGCCGTCCTCGCGGCGGATCGGGTCAAGCTCTTCCAGGCGCTGCAGCAGCTGGCCGAGCAGGACCCGCTGATCCGGGTTCGCAAGAACCCGTTCGGGCAGCTCTCGGTGAACCTCTACGGCGAGGTTCAGAAGGAGGTGATCGCGTCGCTGCTGCAGGACGAGTACGGGCTCGCGGTCACCTTCAGTGAGACGACGCCGATCCACATCGAACGCCCGGTCCGCATCGGTACGGCGGTTCGCGGGATCGGTGACCCCGGCAATCCGTGGTGCGCGGCCGTCGGCTTCCGCGTCTCGCCTGCCCCGGTCGGTACAGGAATCGGCTACCGGATGGAGGTCGAGCTCGGCGCCCTGCCGCGAGCGTTCCACAACGCGATCGAGGAGACTGCGCGAGCCGCTCTCGAGCAGGGCCTGTCCGGCTGGGAGGTGCTCGACTGCCGGGTCGACCTCATCCACACCCGGTACTCCGCGCCGGTGACGGTTGCCGCGGACTTCCGGCGTCTTGTGCCGCTGGTGCTCATGCAAGCGCTTCAACAGGCGGGCACCCGGGTCTACGAGCCGGTCAACAGCTTCGAGCTGGAGCTGCCACCCGACGCCGTCTCATCGGTCATCTCCAAGCTCGCCGAGGCGGGCGCGACCCTGGAGAACACTGTGGTCGCGCCGGAGCGAACGACCCTGACCGGCCTGATCCCCGCCAGCCGGGTGCACTCCTTCGAGGCACAGCTGCCCGGCCTCACTCACGGTGAAGGTGTCCTACTCGCTGTCTTCAGCGGCTACCATCCGGTCCCTGGACACCCGCCGGTCCGTCCCCGCACGGACGGCAACCCGCTGAACCACGGCGAATACCTGCTCCACCTGAACCAGTCGAGCTGAGCTGGACCACGGCCGCCGTTCGGCGGCCGTGGTCCACCGGCTTCAAGTACTGAACTACGCTTGAGGGGATATGGCCGCCACTCCTGCACCCAACCTCGTCAATCTCGAAGCCGTCTCCAAAGGCTTCGGAACCCGCACCCTGCTCGACCGGGTGACCCTCGGCATCGGCCGGGGCGAACGGATCGGGGTGGTCGGGCGGAACGGGGACGGGAAGTCCACGCTGCTGCGGCTGCTCGCCCGGGAAGAGACCCCCGACAGCGGGCGGATCACCCACAACCGTGACCTGCGGCTGGGCTTCCTCGGACAGGCCGACAGCCTGGACCCGGAGATGACCGTCGCGCACGCCGTACTGGGTGATGTCGAGACCTACACCTGGGCCGCCGACCCGCGCGCCCGTGAGGTGATGGAGCAACTGCTCGGTGGCGTCGACCACGAAGCCCTGGTCGGCACCCTCAGCGGCGGTGAGCGCCGGCGGGCGTCGCTGGCCCAGCTGCTGATGACCGAGGTCGACCTGCTGATCCTCGACGAGCCCACCAACCACCTCGACATCGAGGCGGTCAACTGGCTCGCGCAGCACGTCGTGGACCGGGCCGGCGCCCTGCTCGTCGTCACCCACGACCGGTGGTTCC encodes:
- a CDS encoding nitroreductase family protein, whose amino-acid sequence is MEFSEVVRRRRMVRNYDPDRPVPAEIRERILENGLRAPSGGFSQGWAFLTLEGDDRERYWGIAAANPDQKYVEWITGLRRAPLLIFAFAHKDAYLDRYTEPDKGWTDRDEKHWTAPYWYIDTGMAALLMLQTVVDEGLGACLFGPPADKVAELKHEFGVPDGFDPIGVISIGYRAPDKRSPSLKRGRRSTAEVVHRGQWGRHQP
- the map gene encoding type I methionyl aminopeptidase, translated to MIEILNPTEVSRAKETGALVATILQTLKSRSTVGTNLLEIDQWAKAMILEAGAQSCYVDYAPSFGRGPFGHYICTGVNDAVLHGLPHDYALADGDLLSLDLAVLLDGVAADSAISFIVGESKPAESVALIDATERALAAGIAAARPGARIGDLSHAIGTVLSAAGYSINTEFGGHGIGSTMHQDPHVSNTGRAGRGYKLRPGLLLALEPWVMVDTAELVTDDDGWTLRSVTGCRTAHSEHTIAITDTGAEILTLPKQ
- a CDS encoding XRE family transcriptional regulator codes for the protein MEFGALLHRHRRAGGLTQEQLAAKAGVSLAAIGALERGVRRYPRRATVDALAYALGLGAEEREIFATAARRRGGGGAGVANGPAGSVDGGADTGPVGGQSIALADAPARSPQQLPLADLGFTGRVADLEALRAALRDDAGPAVAAVTGMGGVGKTTLAVRAAHDAAEQYPDGQVYLDLQGYSSDDPVAPIEALDYLLRSFGLSGQEIPLRVDQAAARLRTLLADRRALILLDNARNAAQVAPLLPGTGRSAVLVTSRHDLSGLPGARVVRLGLLSRAEGLELLRATVGSPRVDAEPESAELILDACGLLPLALRIAAGRLAARLTWPLAHLAGLLQDERHRLDQLETHEVGVRAGFDVSIDDLLASDSARDRRAAAAFALFGVPEVQDLTVEIVARLLDSDLYTATDALEDLCDLHLLESLAPGRYRLHDLLRVYAKDRAQSTISAPDRAAAITRVVDLHASAAWQALEHAFPNAGRLPWFRSRTPVALGGPQYEDMSSALSWLNGQRPHLVALITQAARTDGVPAVSILRLAIGLHTFYATRGHWLDCLKIYRTALAVAGDDPYAEGFLRNDLGLVLFDLAKAGAGPVDDCVAELQHSLRLFDELAEYRGSAMALANLSHVLDLLGEYQEAIHCGEHALRTYQKLDDPLGEALAYFNIGNSEGKLGRAAAQRAAYDRSIALSIDHRSDHHLAIALLGSGVAYRETGDLPAAIDQLGQAVSKFRALNDQVQLAESLDELGTTHHLLGDRQTAIAHHEEALAISTQYDDGRRRTLILEHLARGD
- the rsmA gene encoding 16S rRNA (adenine(1518)-N(6)/adenine(1519)-N(6))-dimethyltransferase RsmA; this translates as MTSADSSTSAGPRLLGPAEVRSLAARLGVRPTKQRGQNFVIDPNTVRRIVRAAELSEDGETVLEVGPGLGSLTLALLAEGHRVTAVEIDSVLAEALPATIAEYAPNQAAALTVVEADAMTVVPAQIGSPDACVANLPYNVAVPVLLHLLAIAPSLRHGLVMVQSEVADRLAAPPGSRTYGIPSAKAAWYADVRRAGPIGRNVFWPAPNVDSGLVAFTRHEPPVTAAPREEVFAVIDAAFSQRRKTVRSALARWMPDRERLDAALATAGVDPSLRGEMLGIEEFAAIAGAGH
- a CDS encoding TatD family hydrolase codes for the protein MSTDGVEVERPTRERAAIGEDGRSRDRSRPAVPDPLPMSVVDAHCHLDIADGEDGNWLAAAEAIKLAGSVGVTRIVQVGCDLPGAVWAVEAAEQYPNLIAGIALHPNEAPKLQAAGRLDSALAEIERLTTSSAKVRVIGETGLDYFRTGEDGRAAQHESFAAHIDLAKRLDKTLMIHDRDAHDDILKILDREGVPDRLVMHCFSGDTEFARECVNRGAFLSFAGVITFKNAQSLRDALAVTPLDRVLVETDAPYLTPSPHRGQPNASYLIPHTVRKMAGVLNISVAELCQALSDNSDRAFGGSW
- a CDS encoding resuscitation-promoting factor, giving the protein MRKSIIAAVGATAVFAVVGGSVAYATKSKTVSVSIDGQVQKVHTFGSTVGDALKAEKITVSERDVVAPALDAKLQDGQEIAVQYGRQLTVTADGSKKTFWTTADDLTEAMTDLGLRYEGAVFSTSRSAPIGREGLELTVRTPKTLQIVRAGKAVAVKSMAATVGEALTSAKIPFDADDRIVPAAATALKPGSLTKVVVVKVDTRTITEKQAIAFGKKETKDAKLEEGETKTTAKGVAGSKSIKYLVTYLDGKLSSKKLVSSEVVTKPVDELVTVGTKPKPEEPADEPATDDEPPATGNAGAWDRIAACESGGNWKANTGNGYYGGLQFGHGTWAAYGGTAYAENAHQASKAQQIAIAEKVRAARGGYGDWPHCGKKA
- a CDS encoding helix-turn-helix domain-containing protein; translation: MVRLPLTPAEVERGQRLGSLLRRARGDRSMLETALDAGVSPETLRKIETGRVATPAFPTIAAIADVLGLSLDAVWSEINPREPDVEPTRPSSEQLAS
- a CDS encoding 4-(cytidine 5'-diphospho)-2-C-methyl-D-erythritol kinase, giving the protein MSAHQVTVRSPAKINLGLSVGPPRPDGFHPLATVYQAVALYDDVTATLRDDAEITVEVLGDFAADVPTDSSNLAVRAARTLQTEYDVEEGVDLTIRKTIPVAGGMAGGSTDAAATLVACNRLWGLGLAQPELERIAADLGSDVPFCLVGHTALGRGRGELVTEVMSRGTFHWVFAIAEGGLSTPAVYQELDRLRPLRRVEPPEVHPELLTALLSGSAAALAVALSNDMQAAALSLRPELADTLQFGLDQGALAAMISGSGPTCLFLAGDSRRAVDLAVELAESGLCRMVRQAEGPVPGARILPSSVSR